The DNA region GTTCAGGAAGGTTATAACAAATATTTTTGGCCCAGATTTTTTCAAACCGAGTGAGGGTGGCAAGGTTCACATCTTTTTTATGGAACATCTGTTCGGCGGTATAACGAAGTTTTATATAATCCGATTCTCTCCATTGCCAAGCCCCCCGATGAGGAACAAAACTAATAGGATGTGTACCCTTCCCTTTGACTGCATCGGAAAGTTGTTCTTCCATTCCCTCGCCAGTGATAATTACAAGTTTTCCTTCTAACAATGGTTTGGAAAAATCAAAAATTTGAAATGCCTCACTGATAAAAAAAGTATGTGGTTCCATCCAAATGATGGTTACTTTTTCTCTTTCTATAAGGTATGGAATGATATATCCAAGACCTGCACCAAACAATAAATAAATGCGTTCACTCCCGTCATGAGGAAGTTCGGTCGCAAATCGTTCGGCTTCTTTTTTAGGATCAAACCGGCTATGGATCCAAACTCCATCTAGTTCTAAAGTAGGATCTCCGACTTTTGATTTTGTCAGTTGGTAACTGGGATTGATTTCCGAATCGAATGTATTTGCCTTTGGGGATTGGTTTCCTGAATTTTGAATGAGTTCCGCTAACTGAGATGGTAAAGCAGCCAGATTTTTTTCCAGATACGAATGGTTCACTTATGGTTCCAAAACAATTTTGATCGCGGTATTGGGTGAAAGCGGAGATCCTGCTTTCGGTTCTTGTGATTTGACAAATCCAGATCCTTCCAATTTATATTCTTGTTGTAGCTGTTTTACAATTTGAATGGTTTCGGATGCTGTAAATCCAGTTAAGTCTGGCATGACTCTCGGATCTAGTTTGTAGATTTTGTTTCTTTCACCTTTTAAGCGGTAAACAAGGGCCTTCTCACTTTTTTCAACAATCGGGATGATGCTTTCCACCACCTCACGAAAGACAGGTGCTGCAATCCCACCTCCAGTATGAGCTTCTCCACCAGGTTCATCAAAAACAATGAGACCCACATACTTAGGTTTGTCGGCAGGGAAAAATCCAAGAAAACTCGCAGTAAAAAGACCAGCTTGGTAACCGGCACCTGCTTTTGCTTTTTGTGAAGTCCCCGTTTTTCCCGCGATAAAGTAGTTCTCTAAATAGGCTTTTTTCCCTGTTCCTTGAGAGACTGCTTTACCCATCGCGTTTAAGGTTTTTTTGGCAGCCCCTTCTTTGATTCCTAGTAATTCGTTTTTGATTGAAAACTCATGCACCAGTTCGCCATACGAATTGGTGACCTGAGAAACTACGGATGGTTCAAACAAAATTCCCCCGTTCACAACAGCAGCAGCTGCGGAAATGAGTTGGATGGGTGTGACAGAAAGTCCTTGGCCTATAGATAAAAAGTAGGGTGTACTTTTATTCCATTTATTTAAAGGAGGTAAATATCCTTTGGCTTCATGAATGGAAAAATTGGTTCGTTTTCCGAACTTAAATTTTTCCATATAATTATAGTAAGTTGCTTCATCAATTTTTTGTGCAGCTTTGATGATACCTACGTTACACGAGTATTGTAAAATTTCATCCAAATTGACATGACCATGATTGTCAGTACAACGAATTGTGGTTCTTCCAATTTCAATATAACCTGGACAATGGAACCTTTCCCCTGGTAGGATTTTTCCTTCGTTGAGTAACATAAGTGCAATGAAGATTTTCATCGTAGAACCTGGTTCATACACGTGGCGGATGGAC from Leptospira noumeaensis includes:
- a CDS encoding penicillin-binding protein — translated: MTEYKQRFKYIILFILSLFVILLFRVIYLTYFNDNIINLKSSKYVQRGTIFDRRGIELAISRESATVGIDPTNIYDPELTAQELGPILGVTPNKLIETIREKQNYFLLKREIELTKAEKIKALSLPGVRVEKEYKRIYPQGSLAASLLGFTGYDDDKALSGLEMLFNLELLSTPDAESSKGNNVHLTIDSIIQYRLEKSLQKAFIQTASKRGIGMIMDTETGKILAMASFPSFDPNHFQDFPLESHTNWSIRHVYEPGSTMKIFIALMLLNEGKILPGERFHCPGYIEIGRTTIRCTDNHGHVNLDEILQYSCNVGIIKAAQKIDEATYYNYMEKFKFGKRTNFSIHEAKGYLPPLNKWNKSTPYFLSIGQGLSVTPIQLISAAAAVVNGGILFEPSVVSQVTNSYGELVHEFSIKNELLGIKEGAAKKTLNAMGKAVSQGTGKKAYLENYFIAGKTGTSQKAKAGAGYQAGLFTASFLGFFPADKPKYVGLIVFDEPGGEAHTGGGIAAPVFREVVESIIPIVEKSEKALVYRLKGERNKIYKLDPRVMPDLTGFTASETIQIVKQLQQEYKLEGSGFVKSQEPKAGSPLSPNTAIKIVLEP